A region of the Williamwhitmania taraxaci genome:
CGAAAGCGATTTAGCAAGTCAGCAAACCAACGAGCTTCTGCAAAAGGCGCTACTTGCCGGAGAAATTTCAGTTATTCAGTATTTCCAAGAAACATCATGGATTTACGAAATGCAAGAGACCCTAACAAATATGCAGCTGGAGTATGCGCAGCTGGCCGCATCAATTGTTATTAGAACAAGGATTTAGACTGTAGTAGAAAAAAAAACATCGAGAGTTATAGCTCTCGATGTTTTTTTCATTCAATTTAACTCCTTATAACTTCCGACTAACTCCCGTTTAACTTCTTTTTAAAACGGAGCGTACGCAGCCTTCTCCATATCCTTCAACGTTTTAATAGGCCTCTGCGGATTCAGCTTCTCGTTCATGAACTTGTAAATTTTGAGCCGGATTTGGCGTGCATTCTTGATGTCGATACGGTCGAAGGAGTGACCTCCGGGAGCATCCTTAAATATTTCATACTGGAAATCCTTTTTCTCGAAAGTAAGCGCCTGAATGAGGTGCTCCACCTCCACCACGTTTACATCGTCGTCGCTGGTGTTGGTGTGGATAAGTAGCGGAGTTTTTAGCTTGCCGGCACTCCAAACGGGTGAGCGGCGTTTATACTCCTCAATATTCTGGTTGGCGGTTTTGCCAATATGGTTGGGTGCCGAGTATAAATCGCGGTATTCGTTGTCGTAGTAACCCATGCGCATAACCAAATCGGAAACGGGAACTCCGGCAAAGGCCACCTTGTAGGTATCGGGGTGATCGAAGATGCTCATCAGGGTAATCAATCCGCCGTGGCTCCACCCCATAATGCCCACGCGACCTTTATCCACA
Encoded here:
- a CDS encoding prolyl oligopeptidase family serine peptidase; the protein is MIRELIYQGYIVVSAEYRGSTGYGEGTYNNIDYGGLEVDDSQASCEYMIENYDFVDKGRVGIMGWSHGGLITLMSIFDHPDTYKVAFAGVPVSDLVMRMGYYDNEYRDLYSAPNHIGKTANQNIEEYKRRSPVWSAGKLKTPLLIHTNTSDDDVNVVEVEHLIQALTFEKKDFQYEIFKDAPGGHSFDRIDIKNARQIRLKIYKFMNEKLNPQRPIKTLKDMEKAAYAPF